A genomic window from Cyanobacteria bacterium FACHB-DQ100 includes:
- a CDS encoding type II secretion system F family protein gives MPIYVARVRDAKGNAKKEKIVADSLSEARSALREQGLFVQELKQNESFDINKSFENFQTSLVSVSVKDRAVFSRQFAALVNAGVALVRGLGVLADQCTNPKLKKALMEISSDVQQGVNLSDAMRKHPQCFDGLYVSMVQAGETGGVLDEVLNRLAKLLEDVARLQNQIKSAMSYPVVVGFLATAIFLGMTIFLIPIFAGIFKQLGGDLPAFTQLMLDISAFLTSPAAFSLLIIIPLIVFAYKQYYKTRVGRETMDRFFLKMPLFGDLIQKTATARFCRTFGALTRSGVPILTCLEIVRDTSGNQIVANAIDEARKEIQTGGMISIALQKEQVFPAMAIQMISIGEETGEIDKMLMKVADFYEDEVEQAVKALTSIMEPIMILFLGGMVGSILVAMYLPMFAIFDKLG, from the coding sequence ATGCCAATCTACGTTGCCCGCGTCCGAGATGCCAAAGGAAACGCCAAAAAAGAAAAAATCGTTGCTGATTCTCTCAGCGAAGCACGATCGGCACTGCGCGAACAAGGACTGTTTGTGCAAGAACTAAAGCAAAATGAGAGCTTTGACATCAATAAAAGTTTTGAAAATTTCCAAACTTCACTGGTCTCTGTTTCGGTCAAAGATCGAGCGGTTTTCTCCCGCCAATTTGCTGCCCTCGTTAATGCAGGGGTTGCCCTGGTTCGGGGGCTAGGCGTACTAGCGGATCAATGCACAAATCCCAAGCTAAAAAAAGCACTAATGGAGATTAGCAGCGATGTTCAGCAGGGGGTGAACTTATCCGACGCGATGCGGAAACATCCTCAATGCTTTGATGGCTTGTACGTCAGTATGGTGCAAGCCGGAGAAACAGGTGGGGTGCTAGATGAAGTGCTTAACCGTCTTGCCAAGCTGCTCGAAGATGTCGCTCGATTGCAGAACCAAATTAAATCCGCGATGAGTTATCCGGTTGTCGTTGGCTTTCTCGCAACAGCGATCTTTCTAGGAATGACGATCTTTCTCATCCCAATTTTTGCAGGTATTTTCAAGCAGCTTGGAGGCGACTTGCCCGCCTTCACGCAGTTAATGCTGGACATCAGTGCATTTCTGACGAGTCCTGCCGCCTTTAGTCTCTTAATCATTATTCCGCTCATCGTTTTTGCCTATAAGCAATACTACAAAACGCGGGTTGGACGAGAGACGATGGATCGCTTCTTTCTGAAAATGCCATTGTTTGGAGATTTGATCCAAAAAACGGCAACCGCAAGATTCTGCCGCACCTTTGGTGCCTTAACACGCTCCGGGGTTCCGATCCTCACTTGTTTAGAGATTGTGCGAGACACATCAGGCAATCAGATTGTGGCAAATGCGATCGACGAAGCCCGCAAAGAAATTCAAACAGGCGGCATGATCAGCATCGCGCTCCAAAAAGAGCAAGTCTTTCCAGCAATGGCAATTCAGATGATCAGCATTGGAGAAGAAACTGGAGAAATTGACAAGATGCTGATGAAAGTGGCTGATTTTTATGAGGATGAAGTAGAACAAGCCGTCAAAGCCCTGACGAGCATTATGGAACCAATTATGATTCTATTTCTTGGCGGCATGGTTGGAAGTATTCTAGTTGCGATGTACCTACCAATGTTCGCGATTTTCGACAAGCTGGGTTAG
- a CDS encoding type IV pilus twitching motility protein PilT, with amino-acid sequence MELMIEDLMEQLIEMGGSDLHLTAGLPPYFRISGHLQPISDQVLNAEECQRLIFSMLNNTQRKNLEQNWELDCSYGVRGLARFRVNVYKDRGTYAACLRALSSKIPNFEKLNLPDVVREMSEKPRGLILVTGPTGSGKTTTLAAMIDLINRTRAEHILTIEDPIEFVYEPIKSLVHQRQLGEDTKSFANALKAALREDPDIILVGEMRDLETISLAISAAETGHLVFGTLHTSSAAQTVDRMIDVFPSERQTQVRVQLSNSLVAVFSQTLVPKKNPKPGEYGRVMAQEIMIVTPAIANLIREGKTAQIYSAIQTGGKLGMQTLEKVLADQYKAGLITFEAAASKTSRPDELQRLIGGTPNGAAAGAAVKR; translated from the coding sequence ATGGAATTAATGATCGAAGACTTGATGGAACAACTGATCGAAATGGGCGGTTCAGACCTGCACCTGACGGCTGGACTGCCGCCCTATTTCCGCATCAGTGGTCATCTTCAGCCGATCAGCGATCAGGTTCTCAACGCCGAAGAGTGTCAACGGCTGATCTTCAGTATGCTGAACAACACACAGCGTAAGAACTTAGAGCAAAACTGGGAGCTTGACTGCTCTTATGGCGTTCGTGGACTGGCACGATTCCGGGTCAATGTTTATAAAGACCGCGGAACCTATGCCGCTTGTTTACGAGCACTCAGTTCCAAAATTCCGAACTTTGAGAAGCTGAATCTGCCAGATGTCGTGCGGGAAATGTCCGAAAAGCCAAGAGGATTGATTCTGGTGACAGGCCCGACTGGATCAGGAAAAACAACCACACTGGCAGCGATGATTGATTTGATCAATCGCACCCGCGCTGAACACATCCTCACGATCGAAGACCCGATCGAATTCGTGTACGAGCCGATTAAAAGTTTGGTTCACCAGCGTCAACTCGGTGAAGACACGAAGAGCTTTGCCAATGCCCTCAAAGCCGCGCTGCGTGAAGATCCAGACATCATTCTGGTGGGTGAAATGCGGGACTTAGAAACCATTTCGCTGGCGATTTCTGCGGCTGAAACAGGTCATTTAGTGTTTGGAACGCTGCATACCAGTTCTGCAGCTCAAACTGTTGACCGGATGATCGATGTCTTCCCCTCCGAGCGTCAAACTCAAGTCCGAGTCCAGCTTTCCAACTCGCTGGTTGCTGTCTTCAGTCAAACGCTGGTTCCCAAGAAAAATCCAAAACCCGGTGAATACGGACGAGTGATGGCGCAAGAAATCATGATCGTAACTCCTGCGATCGCAAACCTGATTCGCGAGGGTAAAACCGCGCAAATCTACTCTGCGATTCAAACGGGCGGAAAGCTGGGAATGCAGACCCTGGAAAAAGTCCTTGCTGATCAATACAAAGCAGGACTGATCACCTTTGAAGCCGCTGCCTCTAAAACCTCCCGCCCAGACGAACTTCAACGCCTCATCGGCGGAACACCAAACGGCGCTGCCGCCGGAGCCGCAGTCAAGCGCTAG
- a CDS encoding type II/IV secretion system protein — MTNSSSARRALVVQNNFSPFGNKLIQSGYVNNEQMQQALIECRKSGRPLTAVLEAMTGQQLSPDLIRQYKKQQLFELKILYGVESLDPELNQVSATQIGSLIGELIPVELCRRYNLIPLSQNEGNPPSLLVAMVDPDNLAAQDELNRILRPKGLGLQRLVITIDDYQRLMSGYMDARLEQEKQLEAQSRVDVRSDLEGLEGLAELKEDDSAEMDLDASADAEAAPIIALVNKILIKALQMAVSDIHVEPQEESLRIRFRKDGVLREAFEPFPKKIIPAVIARFKIIAQLDIAERRQPQDGRIRRIFDGRKVDFRVNTLPSRYGEKVVLRILDNSATQLGLDKLITDETSLHTVQEMVRRPFGLILVTGPTGSGKTTTLYSALAERNDPGVNISTAEDPIEYSLPGITQVQVIREKGMDFAAILRAFLRQDPDVILVGETRDKETAKTAIEAALTGHLVLTTLHTNDAAGAIARLDEMGVEPFMVSGALIGVVAQRLVRKVCDECRIPYTPTQAELARFGLTGARDAQLTLYKANTLTAQEIQDAKVGSQLCQKCNGVGYKGRCGVYEVMRVTESLQTLITEGAPTERIKEVAVEEGMQTLLAYSLELVRQGLCTLEEVERVTFTDTGLEAELKAKRKSTLTCRTCGAELQQDWLDCRYCTTPRFQD; from the coding sequence ATGACAAATTCTTCTTCTGCCCGGCGTGCTCTTGTTGTCCAAAACAACTTTTCGCCGTTTGGTAACAAACTGATTCAATCTGGCTATGTCAATAACGAGCAGATGCAGCAGGCACTGATCGAGTGCCGCAAGTCAGGTAGACCGCTTACCGCAGTTCTAGAGGCGATGACCGGACAGCAGTTGTCGCCCGATCTGATTCGTCAATATAAAAAGCAGCAACTGTTTGAGTTGAAGATTCTCTACGGAGTTGAATCGCTAGATCCTGAGTTAAATCAAGTTTCCGCAACTCAAATCGGCAGCTTGATCGGCGAATTAATCCCGGTCGAACTCTGCCGCCGCTACAATCTCATCCCGCTTTCTCAAAACGAGGGCAATCCCCCGTCGCTCTTGGTGGCAATGGTTGATCCAGACAACCTCGCCGCTCAAGATGAGCTGAATCGAATTCTGCGTCCAAAGGGATTGGGGCTTCAGCGATTGGTGATTACGATCGACGATTACCAGCGCCTGATGTCAGGCTACATGGATGCACGGCTTGAACAGGAAAAGCAGCTCGAAGCGCAATCTAGGGTCGATGTTCGCTCTGACCTTGAAGGCTTAGAAGGACTGGCAGAACTGAAAGAAGACGACAGCGCCGAAATGGATCTCGATGCGTCAGCAGATGCAGAAGCGGCTCCGATCATTGCGCTGGTGAACAAGATTTTGATCAAAGCCCTGCAAATGGCGGTGTCTGACATTCACGTCGAGCCACAAGAAGAATCCCTCCGCATTCGGTTTCGCAAGGACGGTGTCTTGCGAGAAGCGTTTGAGCCATTCCCGAAGAAGATTATTCCGGCTGTGATCGCCCGCTTCAAGATTATTGCTCAACTCGATATTGCCGAGCGTCGCCAGCCCCAAGACGGTCGGATTCGCCGAATTTTTGATGGACGCAAGGTAGATTTCCGGGTGAACACGCTCCCCAGTCGATACGGCGAAAAAGTGGTGCTTCGGATTCTCGATAACTCCGCCACTCAGCTCGGCTTGGACAAGCTGATTACCGACGAAACCTCGCTCCATACGGTTCAAGAAATGGTGCGGCGACCGTTTGGATTGATCCTGGTAACAGGTCCAACTGGGTCAGGAAAAACGACGACGCTCTACTCAGCCCTGGCAGAGCGAAATGATCCAGGAGTCAATATTAGTACAGCAGAAGATCCGATCGAATATTCGCTTCCCGGCATCACCCAGGTTCAAGTGATCCGCGAAAAAGGCATGGACTTCGCCGCAATCTTGAGGGCCTTTCTCCGACAAGATCCCGATGTGATTCTGGTGGGTGAAACACGAGATAAAGAAACCGCAAAAACCGCGATCGAAGCTGCGTTAACGGGTCACTTGGTTTTGACGACCCTGCACACCAATGATGCGGCAGGTGCGATCGCTCGACTGGATGAAATGGGCGTTGAACCATTCATGGTTTCTGGTGCACTGATCGGCGTTGTCGCTCAGCGGCTCGTGCGAAAGGTCTGTGATGAATGCCGCATTCCTTACACTCCCACTCAAGCAGAACTGGCGCGATTTGGTTTAACCGGTGCGCGAGATGCTCAGTTGACCTTGTATAAAGCGAACACACTAACAGCACAAGAAATTCAAGACGCAAAGGTAGGGAGTCAGCTTTGTCAAAAGTGTAACGGGGTGGGCTACAAAGGGCGGTGCGGTGTTTACGAAGTCATGCGCGTAACCGAGAGTCTACAAACCCTAATCACTGAGGGCGCACCGACCGAGCGCATCAAAGAAGTCGCAGTCGAAGAAGGAATGCAAACCCTGCTTGCCTACAGCTTAGAACTTGTGCGCCAGGGACTTTGCACCCTCGAAGAAGTCGAGCGTGTCACTTTCACTGACACAGGGCTAGAAGCAGAACTCAAAGCGAAGCGCAAAAGTACACTTACCTGCCGGACTTGTGGTGCAGAGCTACAGCAAGACTGGCTCGATTGCCGTTACTGCACGACTCCCCGCTTTCAGGATTGA
- the grpE gene encoding nucleotide exchange factor GrpE: MIDEQNQQQQPDEVQAPVSESSDPLSEPASDAVETNSGVEGSTDQDTTDYEAAFMELRSNYAAKEREIEGLKKQAEELNNQYMRIAADFENFRRRTQREREELETQIKCNTVKELLPVVDNFERARSQIKPQTESESNIHKSYQGVYKDMVDRLKKVGVAPMRAEGKEFDPNLHEAVMRQPTSEHPEGTVVEELMRGYTLDDKVLRHAMVKVAAPPEDESTSQS, from the coding sequence ATGATCGACGAACAAAATCAGCAGCAGCAGCCCGATGAAGTTCAAGCACCCGTCAGTGAATCTTCTGATCCTCTATCTGAGCCAGCGAGCGACGCTGTGGAAACCAACTCTGGTGTAGAAGGTTCTACTGACCAAGACACGACGGATTATGAAGCGGCGTTTATGGAGCTACGATCGAACTATGCCGCTAAAGAACGAGAAATCGAAGGACTGAAAAAGCAGGCGGAAGAACTGAACAATCAGTACATGAGAATCGCCGCAGACTTCGAGAACTTCCGTCGTCGCACTCAGAGAGAGCGAGAAGAGCTAGAAACGCAAATTAAATGCAATACGGTGAAAGAGTTGCTGCCTGTGGTGGACAACTTTGAGCGTGCTCGATCGCAGATCAAGCCCCAGACCGAAAGCGAGTCGAATATCCACAAGAGCTATCAGGGTGTTTACAAGGATATGGTCGATCGCCTAAAGAAAGTCGGAGTAGCACCGATGCGGGCAGAAGGTAAGGAGTTCGATCCAAACCTGCACGAAGCAGTGATGCGCCAACCGACGAGCGAACATCCTGAAGGAACGGTCGTAGAAGAGCTAATGCGCGGCTATACGCTCGATGACAAAGTATTGCGTCATGCGATGGTGAAAGTTGCCGCACCGCCCGAAGACGAATCTACTAGCCAAAGTTAG
- the dnaK gene encoding molecular chaperone DnaK, with product MGKVIGIDLGTTNSCVAVLEGGQPVVITNSEGGRTTPSMVGFGKTGGAQGHSEAVRLVGQLAKRQAVTNAENTVFSIKRFIGRRWDDTQIERSRVPYNCAKGKDETVDVQIRGRHYTSQEISAMILQKLKQDAENYLGESVTQAVITVPAYFSDAQRQATKDAGTIAGLEVLRIINEPTAAALAYGMDKQDQDQCVLVFDLGGGTFDVSILQLGDGVFEVKATSGNNHLGGDDFDACIVDWLNEVFQQQEGINLTEDKMALQRLREAAEKAKIELSGTLSTSINLPFITADETGPKHLEIELTRAKFEELSSRLIQATIDPMEQALKDASLSTADIDRILLVGGSTRIPAVQEALKKFFNGKTADRSVNPDEAVALGAAIQAGVLGGEVKDLLLLDVTPLSLGIETLGEVFTRVIDRNTTIPSSKTQVFSTATDGQTSVEIHVLQGERAMARDNKSLGKFQLTGIPPAPRGVPQIEVAFEIDANGILKVSARDKGTGRAQSVEISNTGGLSNAEIERMRQESEFFAEEDNRRKHLVELKNQADNLFHSYETTLRESGAFINDRLKVQANEKIVGLKSAIADPKVSIDEVKTHLDGLQQLLYTIGSSVYESAQPSENSAFEMRTTSGMNFEDETVAADMSRFSFETDATVTADYETVD from the coding sequence ATGGGAAAAGTCATCGGCATCGACTTAGGAACAACGAATAGTTGTGTAGCTGTGTTAGAAGGCGGGCAGCCCGTCGTCATCACGAATTCTGAAGGCGGAAGAACCACGCCAAGCATGGTGGGATTCGGTAAAACGGGCGGTGCCCAAGGGCACAGCGAAGCTGTCCGTCTAGTCGGTCAATTAGCAAAACGGCAGGCTGTCACCAACGCTGAAAACACGGTATTTAGTATTAAGCGCTTCATCGGACGGCGATGGGACGATACACAGATTGAGCGATCGCGAGTCCCCTACAACTGCGCGAAGGGCAAAGACGAGACCGTGGATGTGCAAATTCGCGGTCGCCATTACACCTCGCAGGAAATTAGCGCCATGATCCTGCAAAAACTCAAGCAGGATGCAGAGAATTACTTAGGCGAATCAGTGACACAGGCGGTGATTACGGTTCCTGCTTACTTTAGCGATGCTCAGCGTCAGGCGACAAAAGACGCAGGCACGATCGCTGGACTCGAAGTGTTGCGAATCATCAATGAACCGACTGCGGCAGCTCTAGCTTATGGAATGGATAAGCAAGATCAAGATCAGTGCGTTTTAGTCTTTGACTTAGGCGGCGGCACCTTTGATGTCTCGATCTTGCAGCTTGGGGATGGCGTATTTGAAGTAAAAGCCACATCAGGCAACAATCATCTGGGCGGTGATGACTTTGATGCTTGTATTGTAGATTGGCTAAACGAGGTGTTTCAGCAGCAGGAAGGCATTAACCTGACTGAAGACAAAATGGCGCTTCAACGGCTAAGAGAAGCGGCCGAGAAAGCAAAAATCGAGCTTTCCGGGACGCTCAGCACTTCGATCAATTTGCCGTTTATCACCGCAGACGAAACAGGACCGAAACACCTGGAAATCGAGTTGACTCGTGCCAAATTTGAGGAGCTGTCAAGCCGATTAATTCAAGCCACGATCGATCCAATGGAGCAGGCGTTAAAAGATGCGAGCTTGTCTACGGCAGATATCGATCGCATTTTGTTAGTGGGTGGCTCGACGCGCATTCCTGCCGTTCAAGAAGCGCTGAAGAAGTTTTTTAACGGCAAAACCGCCGATCGCTCTGTGAATCCTGACGAAGCGGTAGCGCTGGGAGCTGCAATTCAGGCGGGAGTTTTAGGCGGTGAAGTCAAAGACCTGCTGCTGCTTGATGTCACACCTCTGTCTTTGGGAATTGAAACGTTAGGGGAAGTGTTTACCCGCGTGATCGATCGCAACACCACGATTCCCAGCAGCAAAACTCAAGTCTTCTCAACTGCAACCGATGGACAGACCTCGGTTGAAATTCATGTCCTGCAAGGGGAGCGGGCAATGGCAAGAGATAACAAGAGTCTGGGCAAATTTCAACTGACTGGAATTCCGCCCGCACCCAGAGGTGTGCCTCAAATTGAGGTGGCATTTGAAATCGATGCCAACGGAATTCTGAAAGTTTCGGCCCGCGACAAAGGGACAGGACGCGCCCAAAGTGTGGAAATCTCAAACACAGGCGGCTTGAGCAATGCTGAAATTGAGCGCATGCGGCAAGAATCCGAATTCTTTGCTGAGGAGGATAATCGTCGAAAGCACCTCGTAGAACTGAAGAACCAAGCAGACAACTTATTCCACAGCTATGAAACGACGCTGAGAGAAAGCGGCGCATTCATTAACGATCGTCTGAAAGTGCAGGCAAACGAGAAAATTGTGGGGCTGAAAAGCGCGATCGCTGATCCAAAGGTTAGTATCGATGAAGTGAAGACGCATCTCGACGGGTTGCAGCAACTGTTGTATACCATTGGTTCATCAGTTTATGAAAGTGCTCAACCTTCCGAAAATTCTGCCTTTGAAATGCGCACCACTTCTGGTATGAATTTTGAAGATGAAACGGTTGCAGCAGATATGAGCCGATTCAGCTTTGAGACAGATGCGACCGTCACTGCGGATTACGAGACAGTCGATTAG
- the dnaJ gene encoding molecular chaperone DnaJ, with protein MARDYYEILGVSRDADKEEVKQAFRRLARKYHPDVNKEPGAEERFKEINRAYEVISDPEMRARYDRFGEAGIGSAAGAGGYQDFGDMGGIADIFESFFSGFAGGAPGGQTRRRGGPVRGDDLRLDLRLDFREAVFGGEKEIRISHLETCTNCSGSGAKPGTRPKTCSTCSGAGQVRRATRTPFGSFTQVSVCPTCNGTGQMIEEKCEVCSGNGQRQETKKLKITIPAGVDNGTRLRVSGEGDAGQRSGPAGDLYVYLFINEDADFRRDGINVLSDVKISYLQAILGSRIEVKTVDGEEELTIPVGTQPGTVLTLENKGVPKLGNPVSRGDHLITVSVDIPTRISPEERELLEKLAKIRGDRVGKGGVEGFIGKIFGG; from the coding sequence ATGGCTCGTGATTACTACGAAATTCTTGGCGTTTCCCGTGATGCGGACAAGGAAGAAGTCAAGCAAGCCTTCCGTCGTCTCGCTCGAAAATATCACCCGGATGTTAACAAAGAGCCTGGTGCAGAAGAGCGCTTCAAAGAAATCAACCGCGCCTATGAGGTGATTTCTGATCCAGAGATGCGGGCGCGGTACGATCGCTTTGGTGAAGCGGGTATTGGTTCTGCCGCCGGTGCAGGGGGCTACCAAGATTTCGGCGATATGGGTGGCATTGCTGATATCTTTGAAAGCTTCTTTAGTGGATTTGCGGGTGGGGCACCTGGGGGTCAAACCCGACGGCGAGGTGGCCCAGTCCGAGGCGATGATCTGCGGCTAGATTTAAGGCTAGATTTTCGCGAAGCCGTGTTTGGCGGTGAAAAGGAAATTCGGATCAGCCATCTGGAAACTTGTACGAACTGTAGTGGCAGTGGTGCGAAGCCAGGAACTCGCCCTAAGACTTGCTCAACTTGTTCGGGTGCGGGTCAGGTTCGTCGTGCAACTCGGACTCCGTTTGGCAGTTTTACTCAAGTTTCCGTTTGTCCAACCTGTAACGGTACTGGGCAGATGATCGAGGAGAAATGCGAAGTTTGTAGCGGCAATGGACAGCGACAGGAAACGAAAAAGCTCAAAATCACCATTCCGGCAGGTGTCGATAATGGCACTCGATTGAGAGTATCAGGTGAGGGTGATGCGGGGCAGCGCAGCGGGCCTGCGGGCGATTTGTATGTCTATCTCTTCATCAACGAGGACGCTGATTTTCGTCGTGATGGAATTAATGTTCTGTCGGATGTCAAAATTAGTTATCTACAGGCAATTCTGGGTTCTCGGATCGAAGTCAAGACGGTTGATGGTGAAGAGGAGTTAACGATTCCTGTGGGGACTCAGCCGGGAACGGTTTTGACGCTAGAGAACAAGGGCGTACCGAAACTTGGGAATCCGGTGAGCCGTGGGGATCATTTGATCACAGTATCGGTGGATATTCCAACGCGAATTAGTCCAGAAGAGCGAGAGCTGCTGGAAAAACTGGCAAAAATTAGGGGCGATCGCGTCGGAAAAGGCGGTGTTGAAGGCTTTATCGGGAAGATTTTTGGCGGATGA
- a CDS encoding sulfurtransferase TusA family protein, translating into MSQAAETSDVQMDLRGTPCPINFVRTKLRLEQMTPGSLLEVWLDPGEPIEQVPDSLTMEGYKIESIEDRSSFFAVKIRR; encoded by the coding sequence ATGAGTCAAGCAGCAGAAACCTCAGATGTGCAGATGGATTTACGCGGGACACCTTGCCCGATCAATTTCGTTCGCACCAAGCTACGGCTAGAGCAGATGACTCCGGGTTCGCTGTTGGAAGTTTGGCTCGACCCGGGAGAACCGATCGAGCAGGTACCAGACAGCCTGACGATGGAAGGCTACAAGATTGAGAGTATCGAGGATCGATCGAGCTTTTTTGCTGTCAAAATTCGTCGTTAA
- the rsgA gene encoding small ribosomal subunit biogenesis GTPase RsgA — translation MSFEDFSKILEGDQPRQITGTVLAVQANFYQVRLQEETLPKLMLLCTRRTRLKKIGQRVMVGDRVLIEEPDWNGERGAISQVFPRRSELDRPPIANVDQILLVFALASPTIEPYQLSRFLVKAESTGVAVCLALSKSDLVSIDEQECWKARLGEWGYQPIFISVHQQLGLIELKQRLNQKITVASGPSGVGKSSLINQIIPNIDLRVSAVSGKLEKGRHTTRHVELFELPTGGLLADTPGFNQPDLCCLPQELVQYFPEARRRLAEGSCQFSNCLHRDEPGCTVRGEWERYEHYLNFLEDAIVYETQLNQQSDPDEVLKLKTTGKGTEYEPRLELKKYRRESRRNRQQSLRKLDIDQLMKSEENENLDDS, via the coding sequence ATGAGTTTTGAAGACTTCAGCAAGATTTTGGAAGGTGATCAGCCGCGCCAAATCACAGGTACGGTTTTAGCAGTGCAAGCGAATTTCTATCAGGTGCGACTTCAGGAGGAGACGCTACCCAAATTAATGTTGCTTTGTACTCGACGAACCCGGCTAAAGAAGATCGGGCAGCGTGTCATGGTGGGCGATCGCGTTCTCATTGAGGAGCCAGACTGGAACGGAGAGCGCGGCGCAATCTCGCAGGTGTTTCCGAGGCGCTCAGAATTGGATCGTCCGCCGATCGCCAACGTCGATCAAATTTTGCTTGTATTTGCGCTTGCCTCTCCGACGATCGAGCCTTATCAACTGAGTCGATTTTTAGTTAAAGCCGAGTCAACTGGAGTAGCGGTTTGCTTGGCGTTAAGTAAGAGTGATTTAGTGTCGATCGACGAGCAGGAATGCTGGAAAGCTCGACTAGGCGAATGGGGCTATCAGCCGATTTTTATCAGTGTTCATCAACAACTTGGCTTAATTGAGTTAAAGCAACGTTTAAACCAGAAAATTACCGTTGCCTCTGGTCCTTCTGGTGTTGGCAAATCTAGCTTAATCAACCAGATTATTCCTAATATTGATTTGCGGGTGAGTGCGGTTTCTGGAAAGTTAGAAAAAGGGCGGCATACGACGCGCCACGTTGAGTTATTTGAGCTTCCAACAGGCGGATTACTTGCAGATACCCCAGGATTTAATCAGCCAGATTTGTGCTGTTTGCCCCAAGAATTAGTGCAGTATTTTCCAGAAGCGCGTCGAAGACTAGCAGAGGGAAGCTGTCAGTTTAGTAATTGCTTACATCGAGACGAGCCTGGCTGTACTGTGCGAGGAGAGTGGGAGCGGTATGAGCATTACTTGAATTTTCTGGAAGACGCGATCGTATATGAAACTCAATTGAATCAGCAATCTGATCCCGATGAGGTTCTAAAGCTCAAAACAACGGGCAAAGGGACAGAATATGAGCCGCGCTTAGAACTGAAAAAATACCGGCGCGAATCTCGTAGAAATCGACAGCAATCTCTCCGTAAGCTCGACATTGATCAGCTGATGAAAAGCGAGGAAAACGAGAATTTAGATGACTCTTAG
- a CDS encoding DUF445 family protein yields MDLSTLWLFLGPPVVGGVIGYFTNDIAIKMLFRPYRALYLGKQRLPFTPGLIPRNQERLAKRISDTIMGSLLTPEELQNLARRLLQTERVQAAILWLLQLAIEQVQESKGQKTAKILGNILRDLFGQSLPRLLKVLARQEEFLEDQLNHIFDQVILEFQLTEDQAEKLSEWLIQMVIPPDVLRQTLVDFLTDRNIQVIDEGFREKTSGTYWVVANLFGIRNTLTRLRTFCLDEKEASNSVLSELMFSLGVKQRFKEWLQNISLQNLPVSTVRQLRKTMRDSTRHYLQDRGSEVLQGLSESVDWENVASVVLNRLQSSEAVNSSLELVSEELALILERYLEKDLENIVAQAIPILNIDQVIVDRVKATSPADLEAAINGIVRSELQAIVNLGGVLGLLIGALQSASLLLR; encoded by the coding sequence GTGGATCTCTCGACGCTCTGGCTTTTTCTAGGCCCTCCTGTGGTTGGTGGAGTCATTGGCTACTTCACCAACGATATTGCGATTAAAATGCTGTTTCGCCCGTATCGAGCGCTTTACCTCGGCAAACAGCGACTTCCGTTTACGCCCGGACTCATTCCTCGCAATCAGGAGCGCTTAGCAAAGCGAATTTCTGACACAATTATGGGGTCATTATTGACTCCTGAAGAATTGCAGAATTTGGCGCGACGACTTTTACAGACGGAGCGAGTTCAGGCAGCAATTCTTTGGCTATTACAACTCGCGATCGAGCAAGTTCAGGAAAGCAAAGGGCAAAAAACAGCAAAGATTTTAGGCAATATTTTGAGAGACCTATTTGGTCAGTCTTTGCCGCGATTGCTGAAAGTTTTAGCGCGTCAAGAAGAATTTCTTGAAGACCAGTTAAATCATATTTTCGACCAAGTTATTCTGGAGTTTCAGCTTACCGAAGACCAAGCAGAAAAGCTCTCGGAATGGCTGATTCAAATGGTAATTCCGCCGGATGTTTTGCGTCAAACTTTGGTAGATTTTCTCACCGATCGTAATATCCAGGTGATCGATGAAGGCTTCCGAGAAAAAACAAGTGGTACTTATTGGGTTGTTGCAAATTTATTCGGCATTCGGAATACTCTCACTCGACTGAGAACATTTTGTTTAGATGAGAAAGAAGCCAGCAATTCTGTTTTGTCTGAGCTAATGTTTTCGCTCGGTGTGAAACAGCGCTTTAAAGAATGGCTGCAAAATATCTCACTCCAAAATCTACCTGTTTCTACCGTTAGGCAACTTCGTAAAACAATGCGAGATAGCACCCGACATTATTTGCAAGATCGAGGCTCGGAAGTCCTGCAAGGACTGAGTGAATCGGTCGATTGGGAGAATGTTGCGTCGGTAGTGTTAAACCGATTACAAAGTTCAGAAGCGGTCAATTCTTCTTTGGAGCTTGTGAGCGAAGAACTAGCGTTAATTCTGGAGCGTTATCTAGAAAAAGATTTAGAAAATATTGTTGCTCAAGCCATTCCAATTTTGAATATTGATCAAGTCATTGTTGATCGAGTCAAAGCAACTTCTCCAGCCGATTTAGAAGCCGCAATCAACGGGATTGTTCGGAGTGAATTGCAGGCGATCGTGAATCTTGGTGGAGTTTTGGGATTGCTGATCGGGGCGCTGCAATCCGCCTCACTCTTACTCCGCTAA